From the Vibrio alginolyticus NBRC 15630 = ATCC 17749 genome, one window contains:
- a CDS encoding TVP38/TMEM64 family protein — protein sequence MNKKLILGLILLAAIVFLGINFGQYLTLENAKAQQEALTTYIDQNFVFSAAIYFFTYIAITAFSIPGAAVVTLLGAALFGFWTSLLLVSFASTMGATLAFLSSRYLLRDWVQNKFGNKLNAINQGVEKDGAFYLFSLRLIPVFPFFLINLLMGLTPMSVGRFYLTSQIGMLPGTAVYLNAGTQLATIESLSGIVSPAVLASFALLGLFPIITKWVMNKVRPTPSQQNS from the coding sequence ATGAATAAGAAACTGATATTAGGTCTCATCCTACTAGCGGCTATCGTCTTTTTAGGTATTAACTTTGGCCAGTATTTAACCTTAGAGAATGCAAAAGCCCAACAAGAAGCACTAACTACATACATCGATCAGAATTTTGTATTCTCGGCTGCGATTTACTTTTTTACCTACATTGCAATTACCGCTTTTTCTATCCCAGGAGCGGCAGTAGTCACCTTACTTGGTGCAGCCTTATTTGGTTTTTGGACAAGCTTGCTACTGGTTTCTTTCGCTAGCACTATGGGGGCAACACTGGCCTTCTTGAGCAGCCGATACTTATTGCGTGACTGGGTACAAAACAAATTCGGAAATAAACTCAACGCAATTAATCAAGGTGTCGAAAAAGACGGAGCTTTTTATCTATTTTCCTTGCGTCTAATCCCTGTATTCCCTTTCTTTCTAATCAACTTACTGATGGGCTTAACACCGATGTCTGTAGGTCGATTTTATCTCACTAGCCAAATAGGTATGCTGCCAGGCACAGCCGTATATCTGAATGCAGGTACTCAATTAGCAACAATTGAAAGCCTATCGGGCATTGTTTCACCCGCAGTATTAGCGTCTTTTGCGCTATTGGGACTATTTCCAATCATCACTAAATGGGTTATGAATAAAGTAAGGCCGACACCAAGTCAGCAAAACTCGTAA
- a CDS encoding DUF2007 domain-containing protein — MKIFIAKNPAEAHIVCELLKVEQIYCEVRGEGIFGLKGELPFGDDTDPYVWLFDTAQKMKAEEIVKAYRKQSDRHEYQDWQCPKCHEINEGQFGACWQCGYQLGEL; from the coding sequence ATGAAAATATTTATCGCTAAAAACCCAGCAGAAGCACACATTGTATGTGAGCTGCTTAAAGTGGAACAAATTTACTGTGAAGTTCGCGGAGAAGGTATTTTCGGCTTAAAAGGAGAACTGCCGTTTGGTGATGATACCGATCCTTATGTGTGGCTTTTTGACACGGCACAAAAGATGAAAGCTGAAGAAATAGTAAAAGCATATCGAAAACAATCCGATAGGCATGAGTATCAAGATTGGCAATGCCCAAAATGTCATGAAATAAACGAAGGGCAATTTGGTGCATGTTGGCAATGTGGATATCAACTAGGAGAGCTATAG
- a CDS encoding alpha/beta fold hydrolase, giving the protein MTQPLLFHKTYLHPTSNEWVVFVHGAGGSSSIWFKQIKAYKQHFNLLLIDLRGHGKSNQLLKELIASRYTFTEVTQDILKVLDHLKIQSAHFVGMSLGTIIVRNLAELSSERVRSMVLGGAVTRLNTRSQILVKLGNFCKHILPYMWLYKLFAYIVMPQRSQRESRHLFIREAKKLCQKEFKRWFILAADVNPLMKYFKDRELPIPTLYLMGDRDYMFIKPVKEMVAAHKLSILREIPNCGHVCNVERPEDFNQHSIEFIKQQAVCA; this is encoded by the coding sequence ATGACCCAGCCGCTACTTTTTCATAAAACCTATTTGCACCCTACTAGTAATGAGTGGGTTGTATTTGTGCACGGTGCTGGTGGTAGCTCTTCTATCTGGTTCAAGCAAATTAAAGCTTACAAGCAACACTTTAACTTATTGCTGATCGATTTAAGAGGTCATGGAAAGTCAAATCAGTTACTTAAAGAGCTCATTGCTAGCCGTTATACCTTTACGGAAGTTACCCAAGATATTTTGAAAGTATTGGACCATTTAAAGATCCAATCCGCTCATTTTGTCGGTATGTCGCTTGGTACTATTATTGTTCGAAACCTTGCTGAATTGTCATCAGAGCGCGTACGTTCGATGGTGCTCGGCGGTGCTGTCACAAGGCTTAACACTCGTTCTCAGATATTGGTGAAATTAGGTAATTTTTGTAAGCATATCCTACCGTACATGTGGCTCTACAAACTGTTCGCTTATATTGTTATGCCTCAAAGAAGCCAACGAGAATCTCGCCACCTTTTTATTCGCGAAGCCAAGAAGCTTTGCCAAAAAGAATTTAAACGTTGGTTTATTCTTGCCGCTGATGTAAATCCGTTAATGAAATATTTTAAAGATCGAGAGTTACCCATTCCGACTCTTTACTTAATGGGCGACAGGGATTACATGTTTATTAAACCTGTCAAAGAAATGGTTGCAGCACATAAGCTCAGCATTCTACGAGAAATCCCGAATTGTGGTCATGTATGCAATGTAGAGCGTCCAGAAGACTTCAATCAACACTCCATCGAGTTTATTAAACAGCAAGCTGTATGTGCTTAA
- the mukE gene encoding chromosome partition protein MukE — protein MSSTDTNEYMSENLAKAISNPLFPALDSMLRAGRHISSEDLDNHALLSDFELELSSFYQRYNTELVKAPEGFFYLRPRSTSLIGRSVLSELDMLVGKVLCFLYLSPERLAHEGIFTNQELYDELLALADENKLMKLVTNRATGSDLDKEKLFEKVRTSLRRLRRLGMIINIGETGKFSISEAVFRFGADVRIGDDMREAQLRLIRDGEAVVHTKEPSQGSLLSEEDQDDQAQEETTEEGEA, from the coding sequence ATGTCATCGACCGATACTAATGAATACATGTCAGAGAATCTGGCAAAAGCAATTTCTAACCCTCTGTTCCCAGCGCTAGACAGCATGCTTCGAGCAGGGCGTCATATCTCAAGTGAAGATCTAGACAACCACGCGTTGTTGTCGGATTTCGAACTTGAGCTTTCTTCTTTCTACCAACGCTACAACACCGAATTGGTGAAAGCGCCAGAAGGTTTCTTCTACCTTCGTCCACGTTCAACATCTCTGATTGGCCGTAGTGTTCTTTCTGAACTGGATATGCTGGTGGGTAAGGTACTGTGTTTCCTTTACCTAAGCCCAGAGCGTCTTGCGCACGAAGGCATCTTCACTAACCAAGAGCTGTACGACGAACTGCTTGCTCTAGCAGATGAAAATAAGCTGATGAAGCTAGTGACGAACCGTGCTACCGGTTCTGACCTTGATAAAGAAAAGCTGTTTGAAAAAGTACGTACGTCACTTCGTCGTCTGCGTCGCCTAGGCATGATCATCAACATCGGTGAGACCGGTAAATTCAGCATCAGTGAAGCGGTATTCCGCTTTGGTGCCGATGTACGTATTGGCGATGATATGCGTGAAGCGCAATTGCGTCTGATCCGTGATGGTGAAGCGGTAGTGCACACCAAAGAGCCAAGCCAAGGCAGCCTATTGTCTGAAGAAGATCAAGACGACCAAGCCCAAGAAGAAACAACAGAAGAGGGTGAAGCATGA
- the purR gene encoding HTH-type transcriptional repressor PurR produces MATIKDVARLAGVSTTTVSHVINKTRFVAEATQEKVMKAVDELNYAPSAVARSLKCNSTRTIGMLVTQSTNLFFSEVIDGVESYCYRQGYTLILCNTGGIYEKQRDYIRMLAEKRVDGILVMCSDLTEELKEMLDRHADIPKVVMDWGPESSQADKIMDNSEEGGYIATKHLIDNGHTDIACLSGHFEKLACQERIAGFRRAMSEANLAVNEDWILEGNFECDTAVLVADKITAMDKRPTAVFCFNDTMALGLMSRLQQNGIKIPEDISVIGYDNIELAEYFSPPLTTIHQPKRRVGKNAFEILLERIKDKEHEKRIFEMQPELVIRNTVKKMN; encoded by the coding sequence ATGGCCACGATAAAAGACGTTGCTCGCTTAGCCGGCGTTTCCACTACGACAGTTTCGCACGTTATCAATAAAACGCGTTTCGTTGCAGAAGCAACGCAAGAAAAAGTAATGAAAGCCGTTGACGAGCTGAATTACGCGCCAAGTGCCGTTGCACGCAGCCTAAAATGCAACTCAACTCGTACGATTGGCATGTTAGTAACTCAATCAACTAACCTATTTTTCTCAGAAGTGATTGATGGCGTTGAGAGCTACTGTTACCGCCAAGGCTATACTCTGATTTTATGTAACACAGGCGGGATTTACGAAAAACAACGCGATTACATTCGTATGCTGGCTGAAAAGCGCGTTGATGGCATCCTAGTGATGTGTTCTGACTTAACCGAAGAACTAAAAGAGATGCTTGACCGTCATGCGGACATTCCTAAAGTGGTCATGGATTGGGGCCCAGAGAGCTCACAAGCAGACAAGATCATGGATAACTCAGAAGAAGGTGGCTACATTGCAACCAAACATCTGATTGACAATGGTCATACGGATATCGCTTGTCTAAGCGGTCATTTTGAAAAGCTTGCTTGCCAAGAGCGCATTGCAGGTTTCCGTCGCGCAATGAGTGAAGCGAACCTAGCTGTAAATGAAGACTGGATCCTTGAAGGTAACTTTGAATGTGATACGGCCGTATTAGTTGCAGATAAAATTACCGCAATGGACAAGCGCCCGACGGCGGTATTCTGTTTTAACGACACAATGGCTCTAGGCCTAATGAGCCGCTTGCAACAAAACGGGATCAAAATTCCTGAAGATATTTCAGTGATCGGCTACGACAACATCGAGCTTGCGGAATACTTCTCTCCACCGCTAACGACTATCCACCAACCTAAACGTCGTGTTGGTAAAAATGCATTCGAAATTCTACTTGAGCGTATCAAAGATAAAGAACACGAAAAACGAATTTTCGAAATGCAACCTGAGCTTGTAATTCGAAATACTGTGAAAAAAATGAACTAA
- the torR gene encoding two-component system response regulator TorR, whose translation MSYHVLVVEDDVVTRSKLAGYFQNEGYQVSEAESGAEMREVLQAGDVDLIMLDINLPGEDGLMLTRELRSQSDIGIILVTGRTDSIDKIVGLEMGADDYVTKPFELRELLVRVKNLLWRISAARSGSSKANETSEEHIVRFGEWTFDIQRRALSRNGEPVKLTKAEYELLVALSSYPNQVLSRERILNMISHRVDAPNDRTIDVLIRRMRAKMEFDPKNPQIFVTVHGEGYMFAGD comes from the coding sequence ATGAGCTATCACGTATTAGTCGTAGAAGATGATGTTGTAACTCGTAGTAAGCTTGCGGGATATTTCCAAAATGAGGGCTACCAAGTCAGCGAAGCAGAGAGTGGCGCAGAAATGCGTGAAGTTTTGCAAGCGGGCGATGTAGACCTGATCATGCTGGATATTAACCTGCCTGGTGAAGACGGCCTGATGCTTACTCGTGAGTTACGTAGCCAATCGGATATTGGTATCATATTAGTAACAGGACGCACGGATAGCATTGATAAAATCGTAGGCCTAGAAATGGGTGCTGACGATTATGTGACAAAACCTTTTGAACTGAGAGAGCTGTTAGTTCGCGTTAAAAACTTGCTGTGGCGTATTTCAGCAGCGCGCAGTGGCAGCTCGAAAGCGAATGAAACCAGTGAAGAGCACATTGTGCGCTTTGGGGAGTGGACATTCGACATTCAACGTCGCGCACTTAGCCGCAACGGTGAGCCAGTAAAACTAACTAAAGCAGAGTATGAACTTTTGGTGGCATTATCGTCTTATCCTAACCAGGTGTTAAGTCGTGAGCGTATTTTGAACATGATCAGCCATCGAGTGGATGCGCCGAATGACCGCACCATTGATGTTCTTATTCGACGTATGCGCGCAAAAATGGAGTTCGATCCTAAGAACCCACAGATTTTTGTAACGGTACACGGCGAAGGCTATATGTTTGCTGGTGACTAG
- the cmoM gene encoding tRNA uridine 5-oxyacetic acid(34) methyltransferase CmoM, translating to MTEDRNFDDIAHKFAKNIYGSDKGEIRQIIVWEDFLQILSELDADQQPLEVLDAGGGLAQMSQKLAKLGHRIALCDLSSEMLQLAKQDIEKNGLLEQYRLIHSPVQSIGEHMDGQVDLVMFHAVMEWLVDPKAALETVLEQVKPGGIASVMFYNHHGLVYKNVVCGNIPHILDGMPHRKRFKLQPQKGLKPEEVYQWIEDSGFSICGKSGIRSFSDYIGNMQYMGDYEFEDVLALEKQLCRQEPYLSLGRYIHVWAKKNDKQE from the coding sequence GTGACAGAAGACCGCAATTTCGACGATATCGCCCACAAATTTGCAAAAAATATTTACGGCTCCGATAAAGGGGAGATCCGCCAAATCATTGTGTGGGAAGATTTTCTACAGATTCTAAGTGAATTAGATGCTGACCAGCAACCCCTAGAAGTGTTGGACGCTGGTGGTGGTTTGGCACAAATGTCGCAAAAGCTTGCTAAGCTCGGACATCGAATCGCTTTATGTGATCTATCTTCGGAAATGCTGCAGTTGGCTAAGCAGGATATTGAAAAAAACGGTTTGCTTGAGCAGTATCGCCTGATTCATTCGCCTGTCCAATCCATCGGTGAACATATGGATGGACAGGTCGATCTGGTTATGTTCCACGCTGTGATGGAGTGGCTGGTTGATCCTAAGGCCGCACTTGAAACAGTTCTAGAGCAAGTAAAACCGGGAGGCATCGCATCAGTCATGTTCTACAACCACCACGGTTTAGTCTATAAAAATGTGGTTTGTGGCAACATTCCTCATATTTTAGACGGCATGCCTCACCGGAAAAGATTTAAACTACAGCCGCAGAAAGGCCTAAAACCCGAAGAGGTCTATCAATGGATAGAAGATTCTGGTTTTAGTATTTGTGGCAAATCTGGTATTCGTTCCTTCAGTGATTACATAGGCAATATGCAATACATGGGCGATTACGAGTTTGAAGATGTGTTGGCGCTAGAAAAACAACTTTGTCGACAAGAGCCATACCTCTCATTAGGCCGCTACATACACGTGTGGGCTAAGAAGAACGATAAACAGGAATAA
- the mukF gene encoding chromosome partition protein MukF — protein MSEMTLNAAEQPIDELVGWVKQHDFSLNLTTERLAFLIAIAVLSNERFDEELGEGELHDAFAIVTRLFDETGEASAFRANNAINEMVKQRLMSRFVSEITDGASIYRLSPLAIGITDYYVRHREFSKLRLSIQLSMVADEMAKAIEAAQKGGTPGHWKKNVYGILKYSVGEIFDQIDLNQRVMDEQQQSVKQQIADLLNKDWREAINNCEALLSETSSTLRELQDTLQAASDELQTQILDIQEIVYGDPELEFIEEALFGLQMKLDRITSWGQQAIDLWIGYDRHVHKFIRTAIDMDKNRAFSSRLRQSVKDYFDAPWYLTYADAERLSDLRDEALVLRDDEVTGQVPMEVEYEEFQQVNDELAERIGDMLKAHKDQGTPIDLSVVLRDYLAQHPYTHHFDLARIVVDQAVRLGYSESDYQAVQPDWKAINEFGAKVQANVIDRY, from the coding sequence ATGAGTGAGATGACTCTCAATGCTGCAGAGCAACCAATCGATGAGTTGGTTGGCTGGGTTAAGCAGCACGATTTCTCGTTGAACCTGACCACTGAGCGATTGGCATTTTTGATTGCCATCGCTGTACTAAGTAATGAAAGGTTCGATGAAGAATTGGGTGAAGGTGAATTGCACGACGCATTTGCCATCGTCACTCGACTTTTTGATGAGACCGGCGAAGCTTCGGCTTTCCGTGCGAACAATGCCATCAACGAGATGGTTAAGCAGCGTCTTATGAGCCGTTTTGTCAGTGAGATTACTGACGGAGCGAGCATTTACCGCTTGTCGCCATTAGCGATAGGAATTACCGACTACTACGTGCGTCATCGCGAGTTCTCGAAACTGCGTCTTTCTATCCAGCTATCGATGGTAGCGGATGAAATGGCAAAAGCGATTGAAGCTGCACAAAAGGGTGGCACTCCGGGCCACTGGAAGAAAAACGTTTACGGAATTTTGAAATATTCTGTAGGCGAGATCTTCGATCAAATCGACCTTAACCAACGTGTGATGGATGAGCAGCAACAGTCTGTTAAACAACAGATTGCTGATCTGCTTAACAAAGACTGGCGTGAAGCGATCAACAACTGTGAAGCGCTACTGTCAGAAACGTCGAGCACGTTGCGTGAACTTCAAGATACGCTGCAAGCTGCCAGTGATGAACTGCAAACTCAGATCCTAGATATTCAAGAAATTGTTTACGGTGACCCTGAGCTGGAGTTCATCGAAGAAGCCTTGTTTGGTCTGCAAATGAAGCTGGACCGAATCACAAGCTGGGGCCAGCAAGCGATCGATCTCTGGATTGGTTATGACAGACACGTACACAAGTTTATCCGTACTGCTATTGATATGGATAAGAACCGTGCGTTTAGCTCGCGTCTGCGTCAATCCGTCAAAGATTACTTCGATGCGCCTTGGTATCTGACTTATGCAGATGCGGAAAGGCTTTCTGACCTTCGTGATGAAGCCCTAGTACTGCGTGATGACGAGGTAACGGGTCAAGTTCCGATGGAAGTAGAATACGAAGAGTTTCAACAAGTCAATGATGAGTTGGCAGAGCGAATTGGTGACATGCTAAAAGCGCATAAAGATCAAGGCACACCAATCGACTTGAGCGTGGTACTGCGAGATTACCTTGCACAACACCCATACACTCATCACTTTGATTTAGCTCGCATTGTCGTTGATCAGGCGGTACGTCTGGGTTACTCAGAATCCGACTACCAAGCTGTTCAGCCAGACTGGAAAGCAATCAACGAATTTGGGGCAAAGGTACAAGCGAATGTCATCGACCGATACTAA
- the torD gene encoding molecular chaperone TorD, giving the protein MQEVKAFNEKRAEIYWWFSSLFAKELTEKELEAYHSVEIRSFLAGLGENESLKPAVDSLVDALNRLQDREDAQLELAADFCELFLKTEKYGALPYASMYIGESGLLNDKPAEEMEKLMAEFGVQVDENLKEPADHLAVELDFLGNMIIRSNELEQEKHMEEAFVKQNDFIQQQLMSWLPQFSDKCKQFDEFGFYSSVAKLLVAFCKLDSAYLLGE; this is encoded by the coding sequence ATGCAAGAAGTGAAAGCTTTTAATGAAAAACGCGCTGAAATTTACTGGTGGTTTTCGAGCTTGTTCGCAAAAGAACTAACAGAGAAAGAATTGGAAGCCTATCACAGTGTTGAAATTCGCAGTTTTCTCGCAGGTTTAGGTGAAAATGAGTCGCTGAAACCAGCTGTTGATAGCCTAGTTGATGCATTGAATCGGTTACAAGATCGTGAAGATGCACAACTAGAGCTTGCAGCTGACTTTTGTGAACTGTTTTTGAAGACAGAAAAATACGGCGCTCTTCCTTACGCATCCATGTACATTGGTGAATCAGGTTTACTGAATGACAAGCCAGCTGAGGAAATGGAAAAGTTGATGGCTGAATTTGGCGTTCAAGTAGACGAAAACCTAAAGGAACCTGCGGATCACTTAGCCGTTGAGCTCGACTTTCTCGGGAACATGATTATCCGCTCAAACGAGCTTGAACAAGAAAAACACATGGAAGAAGCCTTCGTTAAACAAAACGACTTTATCCAGCAACAATTGATGTCTTGGTTACCTCAGTTTTCAGACAAATGTAAACAATTCGACGAATTTGGATTTTACTCGAGTGTCGCGAAACTATTAGTTGCATTTTGTAAACTAGACAGCGCCTACCTTCTTGGTGAATAA
- the glgA gene encoding glycogen synthase GlgA codes for MATNNLSILFVASEVEGLIKSGGLADVAKALPEALQNLQQDVRITIPAYSSIDKLADAEVVLETELTSWPHTEYRVLRLMLGQNPVYLIDCPPYFNRPSMYAENNQAYTDNGERFAFFSAACLDMLPKLAFQPNIIHANDWHTGLVPFLLKHRYGNDPFFAHTKSVISIHNAVFKGVFSYEDVQCLPEFHCRNVPDAAVSATHITMLKAGVMNADKINAVSPTYAEELKTELGSHGMAWEFQQRAQDLVGILNGCDYSAWNPETDTYLPVNYCADQQSMSQGKKACKKALQQRLNLPEKNVAMFGMVCRLTQQKGVHYLLPALADFLKHDVQLVVVGTGDPVLAAQLREVAAQFSSKFAFVEAYDNELAHIVEAGSDFFLMPSEFEPCGLNQIYSMAYGTLPIVRGVGGLKDSVSDYDVNPSEATGFVFFEPTPQALLLTMLRALLLYAQNEPEVNKVQLHAMQQDFCWQKAAESYLQLYHSALV; via the coding sequence TTGGCTACTAACAACTTATCTATTCTGTTTGTAGCTTCTGAGGTTGAAGGCCTCATTAAAAGTGGTGGCTTGGCAGATGTTGCCAAGGCACTACCGGAAGCCCTTCAAAACCTACAGCAAGACGTAAGAATTACCATCCCTGCGTACAGTAGTATTGATAAACTCGCAGACGCAGAAGTTGTATTAGAAACAGAATTAACATCATGGCCGCATACGGAGTATCGAGTTTTGCGGCTCATGTTAGGTCAAAATCCTGTTTACCTGATTGATTGTCCGCCGTATTTCAATCGACCATCAATGTATGCGGAGAACAACCAAGCGTATACTGATAACGGCGAGCGCTTTGCGTTTTTTAGTGCAGCATGTCTCGATATGTTACCCAAGCTCGCCTTTCAACCTAATATCATACACGCGAACGATTGGCACACAGGTCTTGTTCCATTTTTGCTCAAGCACAGGTATGGCAATGATCCGTTTTTTGCTCATACTAAAAGCGTCATTTCAATTCACAATGCGGTCTTTAAAGGCGTATTTAGTTATGAAGACGTGCAGTGTTTGCCAGAGTTTCATTGTAGAAACGTTCCCGATGCTGCGGTGAGTGCAACGCATATTACGATGCTTAAAGCTGGTGTAATGAATGCAGATAAGATAAACGCGGTTAGCCCTACGTACGCAGAGGAACTAAAAACAGAGCTTGGCAGTCACGGCATGGCTTGGGAGTTTCAGCAACGTGCGCAGGACTTAGTCGGCATCTTGAATGGTTGTGATTACAGCGCTTGGAATCCGGAAACTGATACCTACTTGCCGGTTAATTACTGCGCCGACCAGCAAAGTATGTCGCAAGGGAAGAAAGCTTGTAAAAAAGCATTACAACAACGACTAAATTTGCCCGAAAAAAATGTAGCTATGTTCGGTATGGTTTGTCGGTTGACCCAGCAGAAAGGCGTTCATTACTTGTTGCCTGCTTTGGCCGATTTTTTGAAGCACGATGTTCAGCTAGTTGTCGTTGGGACCGGAGACCCTGTTCTTGCCGCTCAGTTACGAGAGGTTGCCGCGCAGTTTTCTAGCAAATTTGCCTTTGTAGAAGCGTATGACAATGAACTTGCGCATATCGTTGAAGCTGGTTCGGATTTCTTCTTGATGCCTTCTGAGTTTGAACCATGTGGCTTAAACCAAATCTATAGTATGGCTTATGGGACATTACCGATAGTACGCGGTGTTGGTGGCTTAAAGGACAGCGTTAGCGATTATGATGTAAACCCATCTGAAGCAACGGGGTTTGTTTTTTTCGAACCGACACCGCAGGCATTGTTGTTAACGATGCTAAGGGCACTGTTGCTCTACGCTCAAAACGAGCCTGAAGTGAATAAAGTACAGTTGCACGCGATGCAACAAGACTTTTGTTGGCAAAAGGCCGCAGAATCTTATTTGCAGCTTTACCACTCAGCGTTAGTTTGA
- the elyC gene encoding envelope biogenesis factor ElyC: MFELKKVVSAMLMPLPALLLIGLLGLALISFTTKRKTGCFVVLFSFVGIFLVAFQPVSTKLLMPLEREHKAFLPVSGTIDYVMVLGNGHVIDDEIPPTSQLSRAALMRLTEGIRILRMYPGAKLILSGYAGGSEISHARMMANVALALGVAKSDIILLEDAKDTWEEARQAAAFVQQKEIVLVTSASHMSRALYEFNAAGIKPIPAPTNFLAISEISQPWDKYSPKARYLEQTELYWHEYLGSIWQRLRDTVGQTPMVEAN, translated from the coding sequence ATGTTTGAGCTGAAAAAAGTAGTGTCAGCCATGCTTATGCCCCTTCCGGCATTGCTGCTGATAGGCTTGTTGGGTCTTGCTCTCATTAGTTTTACTACAAAACGTAAAACTGGCTGCTTCGTTGTTCTATTCTCTTTTGTTGGCATTTTTCTTGTTGCCTTCCAACCTGTTTCAACCAAGCTTCTTATGCCGTTAGAGCGAGAGCATAAAGCCTTTTTGCCAGTTTCTGGCACCATCGACTACGTGATGGTTTTAGGGAATGGTCATGTTATCGATGACGAAATTCCACCCACCTCGCAGTTAAGCCGTGCAGCATTAATGCGCTTAACTGAGGGCATTCGTATTTTAAGAATGTATCCAGGCGCGAAATTAATCTTATCCGGCTATGCTGGCGGATCTGAAATTAGCCACGCGCGAATGATGGCGAACGTTGCCCTTGCGTTGGGAGTCGCGAAATCCGATATCATTTTATTAGAAGATGCGAAAGATACGTGGGAAGAGGCGCGTCAAGCGGCTGCATTCGTTCAACAAAAGGAGATTGTGTTAGTCACTTCTGCGAGTCACATGAGCCGTGCATTGTATGAGTTCAACGCAGCAGGCATTAAACCAATCCCAGCCCCGACCAACTTCTTAGCTATTAGCGAGATAAGTCAACCTTGGGATAAATACTCACCTAAAGCGCGTTACTTAGAACAAACAGAGCTTTATTGGCATGAGTACTTGGGCAGTATTTGGCAAAGGTTGCGTGATACTGTCGGCCAAACACCAATGGTTGAAGCAAACTAG
- a CDS encoding TfoX/Sxy family DNA transformation protein gives MDKPILKDSMKLFEALGNIKSRSMFGGFGLFADETMFALVVKNQLHIRADQKTSSDFEKQGLKPYVYKKRGFPVVTKYYAISSDLWESSERLIEVANQSLKKAKLEKEQQASTKPNRLKDLPNLRLATERMLKKAGIESVEKLEEEGALNAYKAIRDTHSATVNIELLWALEGAINGTHWSVVPQARRDELMNGLQ, from the coding sequence ATGGATAAACCGATACTCAAAGACTCTATGAAGCTATTTGAGGCACTTGGTAATATCAAGTCGCGCTCAATGTTTGGTGGCTTCGGACTATTCGCTGATGAAACAATGTTTGCACTAGTGGTAAAGAATCAGCTTCATATCAGAGCAGACCAAAAAACTTCATCTGACTTCGAGAAACAAGGGCTAAAGCCTTACGTTTATAAAAAACGTGGCTTTCCAGTCGTTACAAAGTACTACGCTATTTCCAGCGATTTATGGGAATCAAGCGAACGCTTAATCGAAGTAGCGAATCAATCATTGAAAAAGGCAAAGCTTGAGAAAGAACAGCAAGCAAGTACAAAGCCTAACCGTTTGAAAGATTTGCCTAACTTACGACTGGCTACCGAGCGCATGCTAAAAAAAGCCGGCATCGAATCCGTAGAGAAGCTTGAAGAGGAAGGTGCGCTTAACGCCTATAAAGCGATAAGAGATACGCACTCTGCAACCGTCAACATTGAGTTGCTATGGGCACTAGAAGGTGCTATCAACGGCACTCATTGGAGTGTGGTACCTCAAGCTCGCCGAGATGAGTTGATGAACGGCCTCCAATAA